A stretch of DNA from Bacteroidales bacterium:
TTTCCATCTTTTAATTCAGCAGGTTTTGTTGATTCATTGATATATGATTCGGAAACGATTTGTTTATTGTTGAACTTTCCGTTGTGAAGTGCAAGCAGTCCTATCCTTGAAAAATCTCTTGCATTGGAGTTAAAACAACAATAAGCTTTTTCCATTCCGTCTTTTCTGTCGAGGCTCCATAGTGCGCTATTTCTTGCTCCCAAAGGTTTCCATAATTTTTCGGAAGCATAATCACTCAATGTTTTTCCTGTAGCTTTTTGAAGAATATAAGCAAGCACCAACTGATTTGAGCTTTGGTAATTGTAACGATACCCGGGTTCTTCAATGACTTTTAAATTTTTAATGATACCAGGAATATCATTTCCAAAATAAGCTTTTGCAGTTAAGCTGAAAGGATTGTTATAACTTTCTTCCCAATCGAATCCTGAAGTCATAGTGAGCAAATCGCGAATAGTAAGTTTTGCATTCATTCCATTTTTGTACTCAGGAATAAAATCAGAGACAAGTTGATTGACGCTATTGATTTTTCCTTCGTCGATTGCAATTCCTACAAGTAAGCTGACAATACTTTTTGCAACAGAAAAAGAACCGGAATAAGAATTGGTATCATAACCATCCCAGTATTCTTCATAAACAACGGAATCATTTTTTATAACCAGGTAAGCAATGGTATTAAACTCTTCCAGGATTTTTCGAAATGAAGTATCAATTTTTATTTTGTTATAATTCTTTGCATCAGGAATGGGAATGTATGTTCCTGCCTGAATAGTCCTGTTGTCGAAAAATTTATAATCATCAATGGATGAACCGAAATGATAGAAAGTGCTGTATAGATAAGAATTTCCGGTTATAAGAACAACGATATTTATTATTACAATAATTCCAATGAACCAGAATAATATTTTTTTTAATATTTTCATTCTATTGAGTTGGTGGAGAATTATGAGATGTTACTTTTTGTTTTTTCTGTTAAAGAAATTTTTTCGATCAACATTTTTTTGTCAACCGCTTTACACATATCGTAAACCGTAAGAAGTGCGACACTAACGGCTGTGAGAGCTTCCATTTCAACACCGGTTTGCCCGATGCATTTTACTTCAGAAATTATTTTTACTCCGTCTTTTTCAAGCATTGCTTTTACATCGACTTTCGTAATTTGAAGAGGGTGGCATAAAGGAATCAAGTCGGAAGTTTTTTTTGCGGCTTGTATGCCTGCGACTTCAGCTAACGTAAGTACGTCGCCTTTTTTAATATTATTTTCTTTGATGAGTTTTATAGCTTCTTTTGAAAGTTTAATAAAACCGGAAGCTTTCGCAATCCGAAGCTGGTCGGGCTTGAGGCCAACATCAACCATATTGGCTTTGCCTTTTTTATCAACATGTGAAAGTTTTTTCATATTAGAAAAATTCAAATTTTTACCACTAAGACACTAAGGACACAAAGTTCGCCGCGGCGAACACTAAGAAATTTTATCCTCCGATTTCATTAAATTTATTTTGACTACTTGCGGTTCCGCATTCTGGTTTTAATTCAAGCGCCATTTCAATTGCCTTGTCATATCCATGTTCCCTGATATCGATTGAAATATCATCGAACAAACATGGCCTTAATTTTCCATTGCTCGATAATCGCAGTTTGTTACACATGGCACAATTACCGCCGGTTCCGCCTTCAACAACAGTAAAATGTCCTTTTGATAAATTCATGCGATGAATAAAACGAACATCAATGTTTTGTTTTTCACAGAACGCTTTCACGGCTACAGCATCGGGCTCTTCAGACGATTCATCAATCACGCAATTGATTTTTATGGGAAGCAAACCGTAATTTTTTGCAGCTTCAATTCCTCGAAAAACTTTATGAATATCACCACCGCGAGTTAATTCGTTGAATTTATTTTCATCAAGTGTGTCAAGGCTTATATTCACCCGATGCAATCCTGCTTCTTTCAATGGCTGTGCAAATTCTTCCAGAAGTATTCCGTTTGTTGTCATTGATAAATCCAGGATTCCTTTTATTTGCGAAAGTTCTTTTATAAAACTCACAACGCCTTTTCTTACCAGAGGTTCGCCACCTGTAATTCTGATCTTGTCAATTCCTTTATTGACGGCTATTTTAGTGAATTCAATAATTTCTTCGAAACGTAAAATCTCATTATGTCCAATCAATTTAATTCCTTCTTCGGGCATACAGTAGGCGCATCGCAGGTTGCAACGATCGGTAATTGAGATTCTCAGGTAATTTATCTTACGATTAAAGCGGTCGTACATCAACAGGTTCTCCTTTTTTAATTTCACTAATTCCAAAAGGAATTATCATAATACCATCGGCAAAGCAAAGCGAATGAATATGTCCTGAGCCATGGTACTCAATGGTTGCGACTTCACCATTTTCATTAAAAATAACAGGTATCCAATTAAGCCTGTCGAATTTTTTTCTTTTGAAATCAGCCGCAATAGGAAATTTCAAATTTTTTATTTCACTGTTATTTCCAATAATTTTATTTAAAAATGGTTTCACAATCATTTCAAAAATGGTGAAAGTTGAAACAGGATTTCCGGGCAAACCGAAAATCCAGCAGTTATTGCTTACACCAAAAACAGTAGGACTTCCTGGTTTAACAAGAATCTTTTGGAACTTAATGTCAATATTTTTCTTTTTTAATATCCCGGGAATAAAATCAAAATCACCCATGGAAACTCCACCCGTTAACAGAATTACATCTGTTTTTTTAATGGCTTCCGAAATAATTTTATTTGTTTTTTCGGGATCATCAGGCGCTATACCCATATAAACAGGAATGCAATTTAATTTTTTTATTTGAGCGATAAGCTGGTAAGCGTTGCTGTTCCTTATTTGCGAAGGTCCGGGAATTCCATTGGGTTCAATGATTTCATCCCCTGTTGAAATGACTGCAACTTTAGGTTGCTTTGTAACCATTGGTTTTACTACACCTACAGAAGCAAGCACTGCTATATGCTGTGGCTGAATAAGTGTTCCTTTTTTTAAAACGACTTCGCCTTTGTTTACATCTTCTGCTTTGTAAGCAATGTTATTTAACGTATCGGATGCGGTGAAACGAATTTTATTTTCGGAAACTATTTCAGTTTGTTCAACCATAATCACACAATCGGCACCTTCGGGAACCGGTGCTCCGGTCATTATTTTTGAACATTGATTTTCTTTAATGATTTTTGTTGGCGCTTGTCCGGCTGGAATAATTTCAAGCACATCGAGAATATTTTTTAAATCACTGCGACGACAAGCATAGCCATCCATTGCCGATTTATTAAAAGGAGGAATGTTTATATCAGACTTAATATCTTCAGCAAGTATGCGGTTTAGTGAATCATTTAATGATACTTCTTCAATGCCAAGTTGCTTTACTGATTCTGAAATAATTTTATATGCTTCTTCAAATTTTATCATTACTTATTTTTATTTCTCGCAGATAAGTGCAGAAAATTACGCTGATTTCCGCTGAGTTTATAATATTTTAATTGTTTATGTTCATCTGCAATAATCTGCGTTTTAATCAGCGTTAATCTGCGAGAACATTTTATTTTAAAATCCATTTTCCTTTCTCGATTTCAATTTTTGAAATATCAAAATTAATAAATTCTTTTCCATTGAAATTAATAATATAATCAGCTAAATTAAGAACTTCTGTTGCTGTATTTTTAATTTCTTTGTTTAGATTTTTTATCATGATAAAAATATCTGGCTGCACCAATTTTCTTAAACTATTGGATTCGCAAACATAAAAAGAATTTTTATCAAGCATCGGCAGAAGCTCTTGAAGCGCGATATTCAGGAATTCAGCTTTTGTATGAATCCAGAATGTTTCCTGCGCACCCGATGAAATCATACGATCGGTGCTTTTTTCTTTTCTGGTAACAGTATTTTTTTTAATGGTAAAATTTTCATTTAAACTTTCAATATTTCCATGAAAAGAGTTATCACCTTCATGAATAGTGCTGATTTTAATTCCTGTAATTTTATAATTATCGCTGAAATTTTTTATAATGGATGATGCAAGCTCTGTCTTGCCCGAATGACGAGCTGTTGCACCGATGATTATCATTCTTTCTATTCGTATCATAAATTAGGACCTGAACAAAATTAAGGCTTTTAATTAAAATTAAAGAAAAATATTTTTCAAATTATTATTGCTATTAATTTAAAAAACTTTGAAGAGAATCAATTTATTTATCATTGCAACCTTATTAAGGTGTGTCATTAAAAATTAAAATGAATAACCCAGCGAAGCAATGAAAAATCTTCCGGGTGGCAACAATCCTTTGCTGTCGAGGTGGATAGTGTTGAATATATTTTCGCAG
This window harbors:
- a CDS encoding serine hydrolase produces the protein MKILKKILFWFIGIIVIINIVVLITGNSYLYSTFYHFGSSIDDYKFFDNRTIQAGTYIPIPDAKNYNKIKIDTSFRKILEEFNTIAYLVIKNDSVVYEEYWDGYDTNSYSGSFSVAKSIVSLLVGIAIDEGKINSVNQLVSDFIPEYKNGMNAKLTIRDLLTMTSGFDWEESYNNPFSLTAKAYFGNDIPGIIKNLKVIEEPGYRYNYQSSNQLVLAYILQKATGKTLSDYASEKLWKPLGARNSALWSLDRKDGMEKAYCCFNSNARDFSRIGLLALHNGKFNNKQIVSESYINESTKPAELKDGNINEQYGYSWWQAKAFGKQFFYARGIKGQYIIVLPQENMVIVRLGKKIIEHNNRIPAEVIAEFTLTDFEKIK
- the moaC gene encoding cyclic pyranopterin monophosphate synthase MoaC; translation: MKKLSHVDKKGKANMVDVGLKPDQLRIAKASGFIKLSKEAIKLIKENNIKKGDVLTLAEVAGIQAAKKTSDLIPLCHPLQITKVDVKAMLEKDGVKIISEVKCIGQTGVEMEALTAVSVALLTVYDMCKAVDKKMLIEKISLTEKTKSNIS
- a CDS encoding radical SAM protein; translation: MYDRFNRKINYLRISITDRCNLRCAYCMPEEGIKLIGHNEILRFEEIIEFTKIAVNKGIDKIRITGGEPLVRKGVVSFIKELSQIKGILDLSMTTNGILLEEFAQPLKEAGLHRVNISLDTLDENKFNELTRGGDIHKVFRGIEAAKNYGLLPIKINCVIDESSEEPDAVAVKAFCEKQNIDVRFIHRMNLSKGHFTVVEGGTGGNCAMCNKLRLSSNGKLRPCLFDDISIDIREHGYDKAIEMALELKPECGTASSQNKFNEIGG
- a CDS encoding molybdopterin molybdotransferase MoeA; protein product: MIKFEEAYKIISESVKQLGIEEVSLNDSLNRILAEDIKSDINIPPFNKSAMDGYACRRSDLKNILDVLEIIPAGQAPTKIIKENQCSKIMTGAPVPEGADCVIMVEQTEIVSENKIRFTASDTLNNIAYKAEDVNKGEVVLKKGTLIQPQHIAVLASVGVVKPMVTKQPKVAVISTGDEIIEPNGIPGPSQIRNSNAYQLIAQIKKLNCIPVYMGIAPDDPEKTNKIISEAIKKTDVILLTGGVSMGDFDFIPGILKKKNIDIKFQKILVKPGSPTVFGVSNNCWIFGLPGNPVSTFTIFEMIVKPFLNKIIGNNSEIKNLKFPIAADFKRKKFDRLNWIPVIFNENGEVATIEYHGSGHIHSLCFADGIMIIPFGISEIKKGEPVDVRPL